Proteins encoded in a region of the Devosia sp. RR2S18 genome:
- a CDS encoding response regulator, producing the protein MEQTSSAEALEILVVEDEYLIAMDLRDFLEAGGYLVVGPVSTVAAALAELDRRKPCACVLDVNLRGQHSVPVAHKLIEQKVPFVLSSAYEQETLDQHAVFRGVTNIGKPATEHRLLSALATLVHR; encoded by the coding sequence TTGGAACAGACCTCGTCCGCTGAAGCGCTTGAGATTCTCGTGGTTGAAGACGAGTATCTCATTGCAATGGATTTGCGGGATTTCCTGGAAGCTGGCGGCTATTTGGTGGTCGGTCCTGTGTCGACCGTTGCGGCCGCGCTAGCGGAGCTTGATCGGCGAAAGCCTTGTGCCTGCGTACTCGACGTTAATCTTCGAGGTCAGCACAGCGTTCCGGTGGCGCATAAGCTCATTGAGCAGAAGGTGCCCTTTGTGCTGTCGAGCGCCTATGAGCAGGAAACGCTAGATCAACATGCGGTTTTTAGAGGTGTCACGAACATCGGAAAACCAGCAACGGAACATCGCCTGCTTTCGGCACTGGCAACCCTCGTGCACAGGTGA
- a CDS encoding ArsR/SmtB family transcription factor → MSSDNPKRVLYSHFAALARLLASEHRLELIELLAQGEQPVERLVQLTGLPFANVSQHLQQLRKGGLVIGRRDGKNIIYRLQDGPIVETVVALRKLAARNVAAVQEIVDTYFTDPDELVPVSTAELLDRMQSDSVTVLDVRPADEFAAGHLPGAMNIETGDLESRLSELPPSREVVAYCRGPYCVLSHQAIAALRAKGYQVRRMAEGFPEWKAAGYPVRTA, encoded by the coding sequence ATGTCAAGCGACAACCCCAAGCGTGTTCTCTACAGCCACTTTGCAGCTCTGGCCCGTCTTCTTGCCAGCGAACATCGGCTCGAGTTGATCGAACTGCTGGCGCAAGGGGAACAGCCGGTGGAGAGGCTGGTGCAACTGACGGGACTTCCCTTCGCCAACGTCTCCCAGCATCTGCAGCAGCTCCGTAAGGGCGGTCTGGTCATCGGACGGCGTGACGGCAAGAACATCATCTACCGACTGCAGGACGGGCCGATCGTCGAGACGGTAGTTGCATTGCGCAAGTTGGCTGCCCGCAACGTTGCCGCGGTTCAGGAAATCGTCGACACCTATTTCACCGATCCGGACGAACTAGTTCCGGTCAGCACGGCCGAACTGCTGGACCGCATGCAGAGCGATAGCGTGACGGTGCTCGACGTCCGTCCAGCCGACGAGTTCGCCGCCGGCCATCTACCCGGCGCCATGAATATCGAAACCGGTGACCTGGAAAGCAGGCTATCGGAGCTTCCGCCGTCCCGCGAAGTCGTGGCCTACTGTCGAGGACCATACTGCGTCCTCTCGCACCAGGCGATTGCTGCCCTCCGAGCGAAAGGATACCAGGTCCGGCGCATGGCCGAAGGCTTTCCTGAATGGAAAGCTGCAGGTTATCCAGTGCGTACAGCGTGA